One genomic segment of Arcobacter porcinus includes these proteins:
- the fmt gene encoding methionyl-tRNA formyltransferase, protein MKKIVFMGTPSYASKILEELLKNRDKYEVVGIFTQEDKPVGRKQILTPPHIKQFCIDNSLNIPIFQPKKLKDNLVAYISIKELEPDFIIVAAYGQILPKEILAIAPCINLHASILPEYRGASPIQEGILNDDKYLGVTSMFMEEGLDCGDILGFSYLKNKKDLYVSEAFEKLSIIAANLTITTLENYDNVKPIKQNSSEASYCKKIKKDDGEVDFTCAKNLFLKYKAYNFWPQIFLSSGLKLKEIDLLEEDSQNNEGEILEINSDNIVVGCKKGSIKIKTLQAPSKNAISSVDYIKGQRLKIKDILK, encoded by the coding sequence TTGAAGAAAATAGTTTTTATGGGAACTCCATCTTATGCAAGTAAGATTTTAGAAGAGTTACTAAAAAATAGAGATAAATATGAAGTTGTAGGAATTTTTACACAAGAAGATAAGCCTGTGGGAAGAAAACAGATTTTAACTCCACCACATATAAAGCAATTTTGTATTGATAACTCTTTAAATATTCCAATTTTCCAACCTAAAAAGCTAAAAGATAATCTAGTAGCTTATATTTCAATAAAAGAGTTAGAACCAGATTTCATAATAGTTGCAGCTTATGGACAGATATTGCCAAAAGAAATTTTAGCTATTGCTCCTTGTATAAATTTACACGCTTCAATTCTTCCAGAATATAGAGGAGCTAGTCCTATTCAAGAAGGAATTTTAAATGATGATAAATATCTTGGAGTTACTTCAATGTTTATGGAAGAGGGTTTAGATTGTGGAGATATTTTAGGTTTTTCATATTTAAAAAATAAAAAAGATTTATATGTAAGTGAGGCTTTTGAAAAGTTATCAATAATAGCTGCAAATCTTACAATCACAACTTTAGAAAACTATGATAATGTAAAACCAATAAAGCAAAATAGTAGTGAAGCAAGTTACTGTAAAAAAATAAAAAAAGATGATGGAGAAGTAGATTTCACTTGTGCCAAAAACTTATTTTTAAAATACAAAGCATATAATTTTTGGCCACAGATATTTTTATCTTCAGGATTAAAATTAAAAGAGATAGATTTACTAGAAGAAGATTCACAAAATAATGAGGGTGAAATATTAGAGATAAATAGTGATAATATTGTTGTAGGATGTAAAAAAGGTAGTATAAAGATAAAAACTCTTCAAGCACCTTCAAAAAATGCAATTTCTAGTGTTGATTATATAAAAGGTCAAAGATTAAAAATTAAAGATATTTTAAAATAG
- a CDS encoding F0F1 ATP synthase subunit B: MYKAILIIALAMFPVAIFANDGAGTNYDIVQRTVNFIIFAAIVWYLLANRIKAFFVGRSLGIQAELDKVQDTKKASEEKKQEAVKKSEDAKRIAAEIIEGAKADVDTIKQKVLVAVESEIANLNKSFDEMMKVELSKVKKDVVASILDELLNSDTINLSQDELVDIVLKKVA, encoded by the coding sequence ATGTATAAAGCGATTTTAATTATAGCCTTAGCTATGTTTCCAGTTGCAATATTTGCAAATGATGGTGCGGGAACGAACTATGATATAGTTCAAAGAACCGTTAACTTTATAATTTTTGCTGCAATCGTTTGGTATTTACTTGCTAATAGAATTAAAGCATTTTTTGTTGGAAGATCTTTAGGTATTCAAGCTGAATTAGATAAAGTTCAAGATACAAAAAAAGCTTCAGAAGAAAAAAAGCAAGAAGCAGTTAAAAAATCAGAAGATGCAAAAAGAATTGCAGCTGAAATTATTGAAGGTGCAAAAGCTGATGTAGATACTATAAAACAAAAAGTTTTAGTAGCTGTTGAATCAGAAATTGCAAACTTAAATAAAAGTTTTGATGAAATGATGAAAGTTGAACTTTCAAAAGTAAAAAAAGATGTTGTAGCTTCAATTCTTGATGAACTATTAAATTCTGATACTATTAATTTATCGCAAGATGAATTAGTTGATATTGTTCTTAAAAAGGTAGCATAA
- a CDS encoding biotin--[acetyl-CoA-carboxylase] ligase: protein MKILRLKTVDSTQKYLKEYVEKNGFEEAMCVLANMQTDGVGSRGNVWSAVEGNLLFSFVVKRENLPEDLPLQSATIYFTTILKDILSKKSSKLFIKWPNDFYLENKKIGGAITSTTKDLLFCGIGLNLVKTSEEFGVLDIEVNIEDLLKEYFEIVEKKISWKQIFSIFQIEFRHSKEFQVNIDGNKHSLASAILNSDGSIQIEDKKVFSLR from the coding sequence ATGAAAATATTAAGATTAAAAACAGTTGATTCAACACAAAAATATTTAAAAGAGTATGTAGAAAAAAATGGCTTTGAAGAAGCAATGTGTGTTCTTGCAAATATGCAAACAGATGGAGTTGGGAGTAGGGGAAATGTTTGGAGTGCTGTTGAAGGAAATCTTCTTTTCTCTTTTGTTGTAAAAAGAGAAAATTTACCAGAAGATTTACCACTTCAAAGTGCAACAATCTATTTTACAACAATATTAAAAGATATTTTGTCTAAGAAATCATCAAAATTATTTATAAAATGGCCAAATGATTTCTACTTAGAAAATAAGAAAATAGGTGGAGCAATTACATCAACAACAAAAGATTTACTATTTTGTGGAATAGGGTTAAATCTTGTAAAAACAAGTGAAGAATTTGGGGTTTTGGATATAGAAGTTAATATAGAAGATTTGCTAAAAGAGTATTTTGAAATAGTAGAGAAAAAAATCTCATGGAAGCAAATTTTTAGTATTTTTCAGATAGAATTTAGACATTCAAAAGAATTCCAAGTAAATATTGATGGGAACAAACATTCACTTGCGAGTGCTATTTTAAATAGCGATGGTTCTATACAAATTGAAGATAAAAAGGTGTTTAGTTTAAGATGA
- the proB gene encoding glutamate 5-kinase, protein MHKRVVIKVGTAVLTQDFALATNRMKNLVELIAKLKKEKDIQVILVSSGAVGSGYTTIKLDKSIMSNKQTLAAIGQPKLMRTYQEMFEEFDITIAQMLFTADDFDSRKRSQNAKNVMETLLSNGVLPIINENDVISTDELIGDNDQLAAYVTHYFEADILAIFTDIDGYYNKNPRENEDAKMFKIVNSISEDELDKKPSANSKFATGGIVTKLKAADFLMQNNIPMYLSSGFDLTNAYDFLFYGKHNSGTLFKK, encoded by the coding sequence ATGCATAAAAGAGTAGTAATTAAAGTTGGAACAGCTGTTCTAACTCAAGATTTTGCTTTAGCAACAAATAGAATGAAAAATTTAGTTGAGCTTATAGCAAAGCTAAAAAAAGAGAAAGATATTCAAGTTATTTTGGTCAGTTCAGGAGCTGTTGGAAGTGGATATACAACTATAAAATTAGATAAATCTATTATGTCAAATAAGCAAACATTAGCAGCAATAGGGCAACCAAAACTTATGAGAACTTATCAAGAGATGTTTGAAGAGTTTGATATAACTATTGCTCAAATGCTTTTTACTGCTGATGATTTTGATTCAAGAAAAAGATCACAAAATGCAAAAAATGTTATGGAAACTCTTCTTTCAAATGGAGTTTTACCAATTATAAATGAGAACGATGTAATTTCAACTGATGAATTAATAGGAGATAATGATCAATTAGCTGCTTATGTAACACACTATTTTGAAGCAGATATTTTAGCAATATTTACTGATATTGATGGATACTATAATAAAAATCCAAGAGAAAATGAAGATGCTAAAATGTTTAAAATAGTAAATAGTATAAGTGAAGATGAGTTAGATAAAAAACCAAGTGCAAATTCAAAATTTGCAACAGGTGGAATAGTTACAAAATTAAAAGCAGCAGATTTTTTAATGCAAAATAATATACCAATGTATTTAAGTAGTGGTTTTGATTTAACAAACGCTTATGATTTCTTATTTTATGGAAAACATAATAGTGGAACACTATTTAAAAAATAG
- a CDS encoding F0F1 ATP synthase subunit delta yields the protein MKDLVAKRYVKALLEARDLKEISSFSKKLNSVAKAFSNDKFRSILASSEINEAAKVEFVLSIIENPEKALENFIKLLGEKRRLDIIPFVATELENQIAKLNNNFIGVVYTNKELPAKSITSIEEQFSKKFDVKLSLSQNICDYDGIKVDIDGLGVEISFSKDRLKTQLINHILKAV from the coding sequence ATGAAGGATTTAGTAGCAAAAAGATATGTAAAAGCTTTACTTGAAGCAAGAGATCTTAAAGAAATAAGTAGTTTTAGTAAAAAACTAAATAGTGTTGCAAAAGCGTTTTCAAATGATAAATTTAGATCAATTTTAGCCTCTTCAGAAATAAATGAAGCTGCAAAAGTTGAATTTGTTTTATCAATAATTGAAAACCCTGAAAAAGCTTTGGAAAATTTTATTAAACTTCTTGGTGAAAAAAGAAGATTAGATATTATTCCATTTGTTGCAACAGAGTTAGAAAATCAAATTGCAAAATTAAATAATAATTTTATTGGTGTTGTTTATACAAATAAAGAACTTCCAGCAAAAAGTATTACTTCTATTGAAGAGCAATTTAGTAAAAAATTTGATGTAAAACTTTCATTATCACAAAATATTTGTGATTATGATGGAATTAAAGTTGATATTGATGGGCTTGGGGTTGAAATATCTTTCTCTAAAGATAGATTAAAAACTCAGTTAATCAATCATATTTTAAAAGCAGTTTAG
- the atpD gene encoding F0F1 ATP synthase subunit beta codes for MKGKIIQVMGPVVDVEFDGYLPEINEAIDVTLADKNKDRLVLEVAAHIGDSRVRTIAMDMTEGLIRGQECIATGGPIKVPVGEAVLGRIFNVIGDPVDEGAAIPAETERWSIHRAAPSFEEQSTKTEMFETGIKVVDLLAPYSKGGKVGLFGGAGVGKTVIIMELIHNVAFKHSGYSVFAGVGERTREGNDLYHEMKDSNVLDKVALCYGQMSEPPGARNRIALTGLTMAEYFRDEKGLDVLMFIDNIFRFAQSGSEMSALLGRIPSAVGYQPTLASEMGKLQERITSTSKGSITSVQAVYVPADDLTDPAPASVFAHLDATTVLNRKIAEKGIYPAVDPLDSTSRILSADIIGQEHYATARGVQSVLQKYKDLQDIIAILGMDELSESDKLVVARARKIERFLSQPFFVAEVFTGSPGKYVELKDTIEGFQGILDGKYDHVPEMAFYMVGGIDEVLAKAEKMK; via the coding sequence ATGAAAGGTAAAATTATTCAGGTAATGGGTCCTGTTGTTGACGTAGAGTTCGACGGGTACTTACCAGAAATTAATGAAGCTATTGATGTTACATTAGCTGATAAAAATAAAGATAGACTTGTATTAGAAGTTGCTGCTCATATTGGTGATAGTAGAGTTAGAACTATTGCTATGGATATGACAGAAGGACTAATTAGAGGTCAAGAGTGTATTGCAACAGGTGGTCCTATTAAAGTTCCAGTTGGTGAAGCAGTTCTAGGAAGAATTTTCAACGTTATTGGAGATCCAGTTGATGAAGGTGCAGCAATTCCAGCTGAAACTGAAAGATGGTCAATTCATAGAGCAGCACCAAGTTTTGAAGAGCAATCAACAAAAACTGAAATGTTTGAAACAGGTATCAAAGTAGTTGACCTTCTTGCACCATATTCAAAAGGTGGAAAAGTTGGTCTGTTTGGTGGAGCTGGAGTTGGAAAAACAGTTATTATTATGGAATTAATCCATAACGTTGCGTTTAAACACTCTGGATATTCAGTATTTGCTGGAGTTGGAGAAAGAACAAGAGAAGGAAATGACCTTTACCATGAAATGAAAGATTCAAATGTTCTTGATAAAGTTGCTCTGTGCTACGGACAAATGAGTGAGCCACCAGGTGCAAGAAATAGAATTGCTCTAACAGGACTTACAATGGCTGAGTACTTTAGAGATGAAAAAGGACTAGATGTTCTTATGTTTATTGATAATATCTTTAGATTTGCACAATCAGGTTCTGAGATGTCAGCTCTATTAGGAAGAATTCCATCAGCTGTTGGATACCAACCAACACTTGCAAGTGAGATGGGAAAACTACAAGAGAGAATTACATCAACTTCTAAAGGTTCTATTACTTCTGTTCAAGCTGTTTACGTTCCAGCGGATGACTTAACTGACCCTGCACCAGCGTCTGTTTTTGCTCACCTTGATGCTACAACAGTTTTAAATAGAAAAATTGCAGAAAAAGGTATCTATCCAGCAGTTGATCCACTAGATTCTACTTCAAGAATTTTAAGTGCTGATATTATTGGGCAAGAACATTATGCTACTGCAAGAGGTGTTCAATCTGTTCTTCAAAAATATAAAGACTTACAAGATATTATTGCAATTCTTGGTATGGATGAATTATCAGAATCAGATAAACTTGTAGTTGCAAGAGCTAGAAAAATTGAAAGATTCTTATCTCAACCATTCTTCGTTGCAGAAGTATTTACAGGAAGTCCTGGAAAATATGTTGAATTAAAAGATACAATTGAAGGATTCCAAGGAATTTTAGATGGTAAATATGACCATGTTCCTGAAATGGCATTCTATATGGTTGGTGGAATTGATGAAGTTTTAGCAAAAGCTGAGAAAATGAAATAA
- a CDS encoding F0F1 ATP synthase subunit B': protein MNLLEISPILMLSSAIIFLVVLVILNSRLFRPLLNHMDMRSSQIKSDLEEAKSNSSDVDELLVEANEIISKAKREAASIREQAYKEAKDSADVKLASERLNLDTKVAEFKNSLQDEAKALKSSLLSSMPQFNDSLKNKLNSI, encoded by the coding sequence ATGAATTTACTAGAAATAAGTCCTATACTAATGCTTAGCTCAGCTATTATCTTTCTTGTAGTTCTTGTTATACTAAATAGTCGATTGTTCAGACCACTATTAAATCATATGGATATGAGAAGTTCTCAAATAAAAAGTGATTTAGAAGAAGCAAAATCAAACAGCAGTGATGTTGATGAGCTTTTAGTGGAAGCTAATGAGATTATCTCAAAAGCTAAAAGAGAAGCAGCGTCTATTAGAGAACAAGCTTATAAAGAAGCAAAAGATAGTGCAGATGTTAAACTTGCAAGTGAAAGATTAAATTTAGATACTAAAGTAGCTGAATTTAAAAATAGCTTACAGGACGAAGCAAAAGCATTAAAATCCTCTTTATTGTCATCAATGCCACAATTTAATGATAGCTTGAAAAACAAGCTAAATTCTATTTAG
- a CDS encoding AEC family transporter, translating to MLDPVLPIAIFLLIGYLFKVFFQDNSKQLVDFIIYFSLPAIVFSKIYPLDLDLNILWLILMFNAIIFANLFLSYLIGKLLKLNRISLATFMIMATFGNTSFIGFSYIDAFYGQDFIVYGLIYDIFGSFLILVSVGMIIITWGSGRKNSINSIFKSIFLFPPVIMFFITILAKNFEIPKFILLTSENLASTLVPIAMIAIGMKLELKNIFSKFHIVTIAVILKMIFVPIVVLFIFNHFYNIDETWIKVTIIEVAMPPMTMAAVLAIKGGLDEKIAINSLVLGVIVSLFTITLFTNFLA from the coding sequence ATGCTAGACCCCGTTTTACCGATAGCTATTTTTCTTTTGATTGGTTACTTATTTAAAGTATTCTTTCAAGATAATTCAAAACAGCTTGTAGATTTTATTATCTATTTTTCGCTTCCTGCGATTGTTTTTTCGAAAATTTACCCTCTTGACTTAGATTTAAATATATTGTGGTTAATTTTAATGTTTAATGCAATAATTTTTGCTAATCTATTTTTATCTTATTTAATAGGTAAGTTACTAAAACTAAACCGAATATCACTTGCTACATTTATGATTATGGCTACTTTTGGTAACACATCTTTTATAGGTTTTTCATATATTGATGCATTTTATGGGCAAGATTTTATTGTATATGGTTTGATTTATGATATTTTTGGTTCATTTTTAATATTAGTTTCTGTTGGAATGATAATAATAACATGGGGAAGTGGAAGAAAGAATAGTATTAACTCTATATTCAAATCTATTTTCCTTTTTCCACCTGTTATTATGTTTTTCATAACTATTCTTGCAAAGAATTTTGAAATACCAAAGTTCATACTTCTTACAAGTGAGAATTTAGCTTCAACTTTAGTTCCAATAGCAATGATTGCAATTGGTATGAAACTTGAACTTAAAAATATTTTCTCAAAATTTCATATTGTAACTATTGCTGTTATACTAAAAATGATTTTCGTACCTATTGTTGTACTTTTTATATTTAATCATTTCTATAATATTGATGAAACTTGGATAAAAGTAACTATAATCGAAGTTGCTATGCCACCTATGACTATGGCAGCTGTTTTAGCTATAAAAGGTGGTTTAGATGAGAAAATAGCTATAAATTCATTGGTTTTAGGTGTAATAGTAAGTTTATTTACAATTACCTTATTTACAAATTTCTTGGCATAA
- a CDS encoding ParB/RepB/Spo0J family partition protein, protein MALGRGLGELLGEVETAYGNSSSNKNVSSSDINKIKVSLIKVNPNQPRKIFDEEKIKELSESIKEHGLLQAIVVTKNDDETYTLIAGERRLRAHKMASIDEISAVIMNSDELKLRELALIENIQREDLNIIELAFCYAQLLNEHNITHEELSKKVSKSRASITNTLRLLQLSSYVQQYLSSSKISAGHAKVMIGLDNEMQKIICDKIIEEDLSVRQCEKLIKDIKEQGNEIKKDIVTKSYNTQPLESFLELLKEDKIKAKIDKNSIKITFNSQEDIDRIISYLNIQ, encoded by the coding sequence ATGGCATTAGGAAGAGGGTTAGGAGAGCTTTTAGGAGAAGTTGAGACTGCTTATGGAAACTCAAGTTCAAATAAAAATGTATCAAGTAGTGATATAAATAAAATAAAAGTCTCTTTAATAAAAGTTAATCCAAATCAACCAAGAAAAATATTTGATGAAGAGAAAATTAAAGAACTAAGTGAATCTATAAAAGAGCATGGACTTTTACAAGCTATTGTTGTTACAAAAAATGATGATGAAACTTATACTCTTATTGCTGGAGAAAGAAGATTAAGAGCACATAAAATGGCATCAATAGATGAAATAAGTGCTGTTATAATGAATAGTGATGAACTAAAGTTAAGAGAGTTAGCTTTAATAGAAAATATTCAAAGAGAAGATCTAAATATAATAGAATTAGCATTTTGTTATGCACAACTTCTAAATGAACATAATATAACTCATGAAGAGTTATCAAAAAAAGTTTCAAAAAGTAGAGCTTCAATTACAAATACTTTAAGACTTTTACAATTAAGCTCGTATGTTCAACAATATCTATCATCTTCAAAAATTAGTGCTGGTCATGCAAAAGTTATGATTGGTCTTGATAATGAAATGCAAAAAATTATTTGTGATAAAATTATTGAAGAAGATTTATCTGTAAGGCAATGTGAAAAATTAATTAAAGATATTAAAGAACAGGGAAATGAAATCAAAAAAGATATTGTTACTAAAAGTTACAATACTCAACCTCTTGAAAGTTTTTTAGAATTGCTAAAAGAAGATAAAATCAAAGCTAAGATAGATAAAAACTCAATTAAAATAACATTTAATTCTCAAGAGGATATAGATAGAATTATTAGTTACTTAAATATACAATAA
- the atpA gene encoding F0F1 ATP synthase subunit alpha, with translation MGAKIQADEISSIIKERIDNFELNVDVNETGKIISYADGIAQVYGLKNVMAGEMVEFENGEKGMAANLEESSVGIVVLGSGNGLREGTSCKRLGELLEVPVGEALVGRVVNALGEPIDGKGAIATTEKRYVEEKAPGIMARKSVHEPLQTGIKAIDALVPIGRGQRELIIGDRQTGKTTVAIDTILNQKGENVICIYVAIGQKSSSVASVVRTLEEAGAMEYTIVVNASAADSSTLQFLAPYAGVTMGEFFRDNGKHALIIYDDLSKHAVAYREMSLILRRPPGREAYPGDVFYLHSRLLERAAKMSDEQGAGSMTALPIIETQAGDVAAYIPTNVISITDGQIFLETNLFNSGIRPAINVGLSVSRVGGAAQIKATKQVAGTLKLSLAQYRELEAFAQFASDLDEATRKELELGQRMVEVLKQGVNKPLVIEKQIVIIYAGTKGYLNDIAVKDVVKFENELHLFIEQKYSDILSAIKSSQKLDEGTETKLKAALEEFKTVFNAN, from the coding sequence ATGGGTGCAAAGATTCAAGCAGACGAAATCAGTTCAATCATTAAAGAAAGAATTGATAACTTTGAATTAAATGTAGATGTAAATGAAACTGGTAAGATTATCTCTTATGCAGATGGTATTGCTCAAGTTTACGGTCTTAAAAATGTTATGGCTGGTGAAATGGTTGAGTTCGAGAATGGCGAAAAAGGTATGGCTGCGAACTTAGAAGAGTCTTCAGTTGGTATTGTTGTTCTTGGAAGTGGAAATGGATTAAGAGAAGGTACTTCTTGTAAAAGACTTGGAGAACTACTTGAAGTTCCAGTTGGAGAAGCATTAGTTGGAAGAGTTGTAAATGCTCTTGGTGAACCAATTGATGGTAAAGGTGCAATTGCTACAACAGAAAAAAGATATGTTGAAGAAAAAGCTCCTGGAATTATGGCTAGAAAATCTGTTCACGAGCCATTACAAACTGGTATTAAAGCTATTGATGCACTTGTTCCAATTGGAAGAGGTCAAAGAGAGCTTATTATTGGAGATAGACAAACAGGTAAAACAACAGTTGCTATTGATACAATTTTAAACCAAAAAGGTGAAAATGTAATTTGTATTTATGTTGCAATTGGTCAAAAATCATCTTCAGTTGCTTCAGTTGTAAGAACACTTGAAGAAGCAGGAGCTATGGAATATACAATTGTTGTTAATGCAAGTGCTGCTGATTCATCAACACTACAATTCTTAGCACCATATGCAGGTGTTACAATGGGTGAATTCTTTAGAGATAATGGAAAACACGCATTAATTATTTATGATGATTTATCAAAACATGCTGTTGCATATAGAGAGATGTCATTAATTTTAAGAAGACCTCCAGGAAGAGAAGCATACCCAGGAGACGTATTCTACTTACACTCAAGATTACTTGAAAGAGCTGCTAAAATGAGTGATGAACAAGGTGCTGGATCTATGACTGCACTACCAATCATTGAAACTCAAGCAGGAGACGTTGCTGCATATATTCCAACAAACGTAATTTCAATTACTGATGGACAAATATTCTTAGAAACAAACCTATTTAACTCAGGAATTAGACCTGCAATCAACGTTGGTTTATCAGTTTCAAGAGTTGGTGGAGCTGCTCAAATTAAAGCCACAAAACAAGTTGCTGGTACATTAAAACTTTCTTTAGCACAATATAGAGAACTAGAAGCATTCGCACAGTTTGCATCTGATCTTGATGAAGCTACAAGAAAAGAGTTAGAACTTGGACAAAGAATGGTTGAAGTTTTAAAACAAGGTGTAAATAAACCACTTGTTATTGAAAAACAAATTGTAATCATTTATGCTGGAACAAAAGGTTATTTAAATGACATTGCAGTTAAAGATGTTGTAAAATTTGAAAATGAGTTACATCTATTCATCGAGCAAAAATATTCAGATATTTTAAGTGCTATTAAATCAAGTCAAAAGCTTGACGAAGGTACAGAAACAAAATTAAAAGCTGCATTAGAAGAGTTTAAAACTGTATTTAATGCAAATTAA
- the atpG gene encoding ATP synthase F1 subunit gamma → MANLKEIKLKIGSVKNTEKTTKAMKLVSSAKLTRTRQLSEQSRSYAIKINEVLSDIAARVSKVQEDGNLGRAFVQNENPKTVDIVFVTADKGLCGGFNMNTIKTVNKLISEYESKGSKVRLRAAGRKGIDFFTFQGQTLEQKAIELSSAPSYEKAAEFIKESVEDFKNELTDKVIIVYNGFLNMLTQEMRVRELLPISLEKVEITEATSMLNIEPDDDDEVLRELTDKYIDFNMYYALIDSLAAEHSARMQAMEAATKNAKEKVNSLTVEYNKARQAAITTELIEIISGVEALK, encoded by the coding sequence ATGGCTAACTTAAAAGAGATAAAATTAAAAATCGGAAGTGTTAAAAATACAGAAAAAACTACAAAAGCTATGAAGCTTGTATCTTCTGCAAAACTTACTAGAACAAGACAACTGTCTGAACAATCTAGAAGTTATGCTATAAAGATTAATGAAGTTTTATCTGATATTGCAGCACGAGTTAGCAAAGTTCAAGAGGATGGTAATTTAGGACGAGCATTCGTTCAAAATGAAAATCCAAAAACAGTTGATATAGTTTTTGTAACAGCTGATAAAGGACTTTGTGGTGGTTTTAATATGAATACTATTAAAACTGTTAATAAATTAATAAGTGAGTATGAGTCAAAAGGTTCTAAAGTAAGGTTAAGAGCTGCTGGAAGAAAAGGTATAGATTTCTTTACATTCCAAGGGCAAACTTTAGAACAAAAAGCTATAGAGTTATCTTCAGCTCCATCATATGAAAAAGCTGCAGAGTTTATTAAAGAGTCTGTTGAAGATTTTAAAAATGAGCTTACTGATAAAGTTATAATTGTTTATAACGGGTTTTTAAATATGCTTACTCAAGAGATGAGAGTAAGAGAACTTTTACCTATTAGTTTAGAAAAAGTTGAGATCACTGAAGCTACATCTATGCTTAATATTGAGCCAGATGATGATGACGAAGTTTTAAGAGAATTGACTGATAAATATATTGATTTTAATATGTATTATGCATTAATTGACTCTTTAGCTGCTGAACATAGTGCTAGAATGCAAGCTATGGAAGCTGCTACAAAAAATGCAAAAGAGAAAGTTAATAGTTTAACAGTTGAGTATAACAAAGCAAGACAAGCTGCAATTACAACAGAGCTGATAGAAATTATCAGTGGTGTTGAAGCATTAAAATAA
- a CDS encoding ParA family protein, with amino-acid sequence MTEIISIANQKGGVGKTTTAVNLSAALALDGKKVLLIDADPQANATTSLGFHRDTYEYNIYHVMLGTKELSEIILDSEIENLKVAPSNIGLVGIEKEFYKNTNERELVLKRKIDTVKDDYDYVIIDSPPALGPITINTLGASTSVLIPIQCEFFALEGLAQLLNTIKLVRQTINRNLEIKGFLPTMYSSQNNLSKQVFADLAQHFENKLFKIDNDSYIVIPRNIKLAESPSFGKPIMLYDMSSIGTKAYENLAKAIIG; translated from the coding sequence ATGACAGAAATTATTTCAATAGCAAATCAAAAAGGTGGAGTAGGAAAAACTACTACTGCTGTAAATTTAAGTGCAGCTCTTGCACTTGATGGTAAGAAAGTGCTTTTAATTGATGCAGATCCACAAGCAAATGCAACAACTTCTTTAGGTTTTCATAGAGATACATATGAGTATAATATTTACCATGTTATGCTAGGAACGAAAGAACTATCAGAAATTATTTTAGATTCTGAAATAGAAAATCTAAAAGTTGCTCCTTCAAATATTGGCTTAGTTGGAATTGAAAAAGAGTTCTATAAAAATACAAATGAAAGAGAACTTGTTTTAAAAAGAAAAATTGATACGGTAAAAGATGATTATGATTATGTAATTATTGATTCACCACCAGCTTTAGGACCAATCACAATAAATACATTAGGTGCTTCAACTTCTGTTTTGATACCAATTCAATGTGAATTTTTTGCACTTGAAGGTTTAGCACAGCTTTTAAATACAATAAAATTAGTAAGACAGACTATTAATAGAAATTTAGAGATAAAAGGATTCTTGCCAACAATGTACTCTTCTCAAAATAATCTTTCAAAACAAGTATTTGCAGATCTTGCGCAACATTTTGAGAATAAACTTTTTAAAATTGATAATGATTCGTATATTGTAATTCCAAGAAATATTAAATTAGCAGAGAGTCCAAGTTTTGGTAAACCTATTATGCTTTATGATATGTCAAGTATTGGTACAAAAGCTTATGAAAATTTAGCAAAAGCAATAATTGGATAA